A single Crateriforma conspicua DNA region contains:
- a CDS encoding beta-ketoacyl-[acyl-carrier-protein] synthase family protein, whose translation MHTDPSQRIVITGLGVVTPLGNDIEPLLSGLREGRSGIRTLTRVPLGVLPVNHGAEAAEFTGHIDDYGPLDKTVKRNIRKGSKVMCREIEMGVAVAQRAMADAGFTHEAFDRDRTGVVYGCDYIMSLPDEYAAGMKACLDGEGQFSFTRWGEQGLPKVNPLWLLKYLPNMPASHIAIYNDLRGANNSITVREASAGNAIGEAYSTLRRGHADALVVGSTGSRIHPLRTLHASMQESLASDRDDCESMSRPFNRDRDGGVLGEGAGAMMLETLAHAEKRGAKILGEVVGYGSSAVGPAAGDDYLKTAIVNVLRAALGTTSPNQIGHINAHGLGTPQSDAGEAAAIAQVFGDASSQPPVTTVKGHFGNLGAGGGMVEAIASLCSLGDDLFPIRNLTDLDSNCPINAVTGSGIPSGDSFISVNVTPQGQASSVHIRRFAA comes from the coding sequence ATGCACACCGATCCCTCGCAACGCATCGTTATCACCGGACTGGGTGTCGTCACGCCATTGGGTAACGACATCGAACCTTTGTTGTCCGGCCTACGCGAAGGCCGTTCGGGGATCCGCACGCTGACCCGTGTGCCCTTGGGCGTGCTGCCCGTCAACCACGGTGCCGAAGCGGCGGAGTTCACCGGCCACATCGACGATTACGGCCCCCTGGATAAAACCGTCAAACGGAACATCCGCAAGGGCAGCAAAGTGATGTGCCGCGAAATTGAAATGGGCGTCGCGGTCGCCCAGCGTGCGATGGCCGACGCGGGGTTCACCCATGAAGCCTTCGATCGTGACCGGACCGGCGTGGTCTATGGATGCGACTACATCATGTCGTTGCCCGATGAATACGCCGCCGGCATGAAAGCGTGTTTGGACGGTGAAGGCCAATTCAGCTTCACGCGTTGGGGCGAACAGGGGCTGCCGAAAGTCAATCCGCTTTGGCTGCTGAAGTACCTGCCCAATATGCCCGCCAGTCACATCGCGATCTACAACGATCTGCGTGGTGCGAACAATTCGATCACCGTTCGCGAAGCATCGGCCGGCAATGCGATCGGCGAAGCTTACTCAACACTGCGGCGGGGTCACGCCGACGCGTTGGTGGTCGGATCGACCGGATCACGGATCCACCCGCTGCGAACGTTGCATGCTTCGATGCAAGAATCCTTGGCATCGGACCGTGACGATTGTGAATCGATGAGCCGTCCGTTCAATCGCGACCGCGACGGCGGCGTGCTGGGCGAAGGTGCCGGCGCGATGATGCTGGAAACGCTGGCTCACGCGGAAAAACGCGGCGCCAAAATCCTGGGCGAAGTTGTCGGCTATGGAAGCAGTGCCGTCGGGCCGGCGGCGGGTGACGATTACCTGAAAACCGCAATCGTCAACGTGTTGCGCGCCGCTCTAGGAACGACCAGCCCGAACCAAATCGGGCATATCAACGCCCACGGCTTGGGCACACCGCAATCCGATGCGGGGGAAGCGGCCGCGATCGCCCAAGTCTTTGGCGACGCGTCATCCCAACCGCCGGTGACGACCGTCAAAGGCCACTTCGGCAACTTGGGTGCCGGCGGCGGAATGGTCGAAGCAATCGCCAGCCTTTGCTCACTGGGCGATGACCTGTTTCCGATCCGCAACTTGACCGACTTGGATTCGAACTGTCCGATCAATGCGGTCACCGGATCGGGAATCCCATCCGGCGATTCTTTCATCAGCGTCAACGTGACGCCGCAAGGCCAAGCCAGCAGCGTTCACATCCGCCGCTTCGCCGCCTAG
- a CDS encoding DUF6690 family protein, which yields MFKRTRLAALIITAAGTPYVVTETDLGRGASDAVVQMVSTDGSTVNFSDEYAIHSHHEVEALRAQDPQRYRYEADLTRKLGGSLPALEDDNSLVGGQIPDLREVLRFDINDRWVIERFARVSTVLADTRLEGLRVPIVTGTQASDMAGTLTYYFDHGGVLQRIQLHGFTGDPSRLIQAMTQFYGLQPEPTLEAGVYTKRWNGMPVQFLRLTHAPVVYSDAVHQKYTVFIELNQPNLGYGISEEAQRIIHADRNTGRW from the coding sequence ATGTTCAAACGCACCAGGCTAGCAGCTCTTATCATCACCGCCGCCGGAACACCCTACGTGGTGACCGAAACCGACCTTGGTCGCGGTGCCTCCGATGCCGTCGTGCAAATGGTTTCGACGGACGGTTCGACGGTCAACTTTTCGGATGAATACGCGATCCATTCGCATCATGAGGTCGAAGCGTTGCGGGCGCAAGATCCACAGCGATATCGCTATGAAGCGGATTTGACTCGCAAGCTTGGCGGATCATTGCCCGCCTTGGAAGACGACAATTCGCTGGTGGGCGGTCAGATCCCTGATCTGCGTGAAGTGCTGCGGTTCGACATCAATGATCGGTGGGTGATCGAGCGTTTCGCTCGCGTCAGCACGGTCTTGGCCGACACGCGATTGGAAGGCCTTCGTGTTCCAATCGTGACGGGGACCCAGGCAAGCGACATGGCCGGAACACTGACCTATTACTTCGATCACGGCGGAGTGCTTCAACGCATCCAATTGCACGGATTTACCGGCGATCCTTCTCGGTTGATCCAAGCGATGACGCAGTTCTATGGCTTGCAGCCTGAACCGACTTTGGAAGCCGGTGTGTACACCAAACGCTGGAACGGCATGCCGGTTCAGTTCTTGCGGCTCACTCACGCCCCCGTCGTTTACTCCGACGCGGTGCACCAGAAGTACACGGTGTTCATTGAACTGAACCAACCCAACTTGGGGTACGGGATCAGCGAAGAAGCACAGCGGATCATCCACGCCGATCGCAACACCGGACGTTGGTGA
- a CDS encoding SDR family NAD(P)-dependent oxidoreductase, producing the protein MESSPVQLVVGAAGGIGTEVCRRLVAQGHRLMLVGRTSGPLQALATELGQPHRVADAQDWDALAQAAQECVETHGGLHGAVNLAGSVLLKPAHITGFDEYQETIAQNVTTAFGLIKAVAPILRRGGGGSVVLMGSAAADVGLANHEAIAAAKAGVAALARSAAATYAGAGIRINTVSPGLVQTPVSEKVWGNERAAAASLAMHPLGRLGAATDIASLIVWLLHPDQTWITGQEIAVDGGLSSIKSVKS; encoded by the coding sequence ATGGAATCGTCTCCCGTTCAGCTTGTCGTCGGTGCCGCCGGTGGCATCGGTACCGAAGTTTGTCGTCGTTTGGTGGCTCAGGGTCACCGATTGATGTTGGTCGGTCGGACGAGCGGACCTCTTCAGGCTTTGGCGACGGAACTGGGACAACCGCACAGAGTCGCCGACGCCCAAGATTGGGATGCGTTGGCCCAAGCGGCTCAGGAGTGTGTGGAAACCCACGGCGGACTACACGGGGCGGTGAATCTGGCCGGATCGGTGTTGCTGAAACCCGCACACATCACGGGTTTCGACGAATATCAGGAAACGATCGCCCAAAATGTGACCACCGCCTTTGGGCTGATCAAAGCGGTTGCGCCGATTTTGCGTCGTGGTGGTGGTGGATCGGTGGTGCTGATGGGCAGCGCCGCGGCTGACGTTGGTTTGGCCAATCACGAAGCGATTGCCGCGGCCAAAGCAGGCGTCGCTGCATTGGCAAGATCCGCCGCGGCGACCTACGCCGGCGCGGGAATTCGTATCAACACGGTGTCACCCGGTCTGGTCCAAACGCCGGTCAGCGAAAAAGTCTGGGGCAACGAACGCGCCGCAGCGGCCAGTCTGGCGATGCACCCGCTGGGCCGCTTGGGCGCGGCGACGGACATCGCGTCGTTGATTGTCTGGCTATTGCATCCCGACCAGACTTGGATCACCGGACAAGAGATTGCCGTCGATGGCGGCTTGTCGTCGATCAAATCAGTGAAATCATGA
- a CDS encoding SAM-dependent methyltransferase translates to MISEQAHQALAALCKQHPDGNIPASGALIRQLKQQLGGDAVHQCVAVAMLQPKARRKFGDGIWWATERSLQQATPSQVAKIKSNWLLDSAGPECRIVDACCGMGGDTLELARAARDRRWKSPVLAVDQDETLLHMLEQNAAQSGLSDWVRPLQQDVQSVPLDDRCVLHIDPDRRATPGGRTVHPEAYSPRWDEFVPIAVQSRSAAIKFAPAARLQPLIDETESLQQCPMHRSWFSWRGDVREQTLWIGSVVQTAGLAESSVSAVVVRGDGSLRHFAPSESESVDENAVPIIASIGEGDWMVDPDSAIRAAGLTTAFAHRIGAGLLHRASGFLCVQDAARDIAGDLAGFAIHGRVIWAGTADDRKLRKLLRQNDWFPQAIKVRGTDHNPSSLQKRYRECGQTPITLWIGRQGKRVFAAATEVL, encoded by the coding sequence ATGATTTCCGAACAAGCTCACCAAGCGTTGGCCGCCCTTTGTAAGCAGCACCCCGACGGGAATATCCCGGCCTCCGGTGCATTGATTCGTCAACTGAAGCAACAGCTCGGTGGCGACGCGGTTCACCAATGCGTCGCCGTTGCCATGCTGCAACCGAAAGCCAGACGCAAGTTCGGCGATGGCATTTGGTGGGCCACCGAAAGATCGTTGCAACAGGCGACGCCATCGCAAGTTGCAAAAATCAAATCGAATTGGCTGCTTGATTCAGCCGGCCCGGAATGTCGAATCGTCGACGCCTGCTGTGGCATGGGCGGCGACACACTGGAATTGGCTCGTGCCGCAAGGGACCGTCGATGGAAATCGCCCGTCCTGGCGGTCGATCAGGACGAAACCCTGCTGCACATGTTGGAACAAAACGCCGCGCAATCGGGACTGTCGGACTGGGTCCGTCCACTGCAACAAGACGTGCAATCGGTTCCGCTGGACGATCGCTGCGTTCTGCATATCGATCCGGATCGTCGAGCCACGCCGGGCGGACGCACGGTTCATCCGGAAGCCTATTCGCCGCGGTGGGACGAATTCGTGCCTATCGCCGTGCAATCACGATCGGCCGCAATCAAATTTGCTCCCGCCGCACGATTGCAGCCTTTGATCGACGAGACCGAATCACTGCAACAGTGCCCGATGCACCGCAGCTGGTTCTCCTGGCGTGGCGACGTCCGGGAGCAAACGCTGTGGATTGGGTCCGTGGTCCAGACGGCGGGCTTGGCCGAATCATCCGTTTCGGCGGTGGTCGTGCGTGGCGACGGCAGCTTGCGCCACTTCGCACCCAGCGAATCCGAATCGGTGGACGAAAACGCGGTCCCAATCATTGCATCGATTGGCGAGGGCGATTGGATGGTCGATCCCGATTCTGCAATACGGGCGGCCGGGTTGACCACCGCGTTTGCACATCGAATCGGTGCCGGGCTGTTGCACCGGGCCAGCGGGTTTCTGTGTGTTCAAGACGCGGCACGGGATATCGCTGGCGATCTAGCCGGATTTGCGATTCATGGACGCGTGATCTGGGCGGGAACCGCCGACGATCGCAAGTTACGCAAGCTGTTGCGTCAAAACGATTGGTTCCCGCAAGCAATCAAGGTCCGCGGCACCGATCACAATCCCTCGTCACTACAAAAGCGTTATCGCGAATGCGGTCAAACGCCGATCACGTTATGGATTGGCCGCCAAGGCAAGCGGGTTTTCGCCGCGGCAACCGAAGTTTTGTGA
- a CDS encoding SpoIIE family protein phosphatase: MRSGSHLANNDAIDRFLRAYTDVTGWRLDDGDAAMKGLKGPSFQLTADDAFDAMMTAEDFDSGILPAIGKADAEKLAAAAAELTRQLTDSQAALRCREAELAVLESKFGRASVKIPSIADELQRILSDGVAATGFDAAALYLLNEDTTELKLRCLFGLDPRRLLAPPRDLADCRADLEAMVCGVCTIENQHAVLMDTWNCPESEFGRAICATVNADDLPLGTLWLYGQQPVDEISDAQAAAARLTASQIANEMNRVSITGDAPDIAPSSSESGPTIRIADVTESATDKQVTARPDRADDASLASHLNRLAAWQYETLAIGTRISEDLYVDGLIESPKTWAVGWHHWDVLPDGMVAWLMAEANDPTTAGAMTAAFAKAAAIAHLGYRHDLSGLLRRVGDSLWQMGVTGQTCSLMYARLSPDSGEGEIVAAGNLSAMIGGAFGYRPLIAANHRPLATDFDPSFAESEFQLQPGESLLGYNAGLVESTTADHLGGLLRKSSRGGSRRPLARIAKDLDGTRLLSERSAAVITRRD, translated from the coding sequence GTGCGATCCGGATCTCACCTGGCCAACAACGATGCGATCGATCGTTTCCTGCGTGCCTACACGGACGTGACGGGCTGGCGTCTGGATGACGGCGATGCGGCCATGAAGGGATTGAAAGGCCCCAGTTTTCAACTGACCGCCGACGATGCGTTCGACGCGATGATGACCGCCGAAGACTTTGATTCGGGGATCCTGCCGGCAATCGGAAAAGCCGACGCCGAAAAATTGGCCGCCGCCGCAGCCGAACTGACGCGCCAATTGACCGACAGCCAAGCGGCCCTGCGTTGTCGCGAAGCGGAACTGGCGGTGCTGGAATCCAAGTTCGGACGTGCCAGCGTCAAAATTCCATCGATCGCCGATGAACTGCAACGGATCTTGTCCGACGGTGTGGCGGCAACCGGCTTCGACGCCGCCGCGTTGTACTTGCTGAACGAGGATACGACGGAGCTGAAACTTCGGTGCCTGTTCGGCCTGGATCCACGACGGTTGCTGGCCCCGCCCCGCGACCTGGCCGATTGCCGTGCGGATCTGGAAGCGATGGTGTGTGGCGTTTGTACAATCGAAAACCAGCACGCCGTCTTGATGGACACTTGGAACTGCCCGGAAAGCGAATTCGGTCGCGCGATCTGTGCGACTGTCAATGCGGATGACCTTCCGCTGGGAACGCTGTGGCTGTACGGCCAACAACCCGTCGACGAAATCAGTGATGCCCAGGCGGCCGCCGCACGCCTGACAGCATCGCAGATCGCCAATGAAATGAATCGTGTGTCCATCACGGGCGACGCACCAGACATTGCACCGTCGTCATCCGAATCTGGTCCGACGATTCGTATCGCCGACGTCACCGAATCAGCCACGGACAAACAAGTGACGGCGCGGCCCGATCGTGCCGACGACGCATCGCTGGCATCACACCTGAATCGCCTGGCCGCCTGGCAATACGAAACCTTGGCGATTGGAACGCGAATCAGCGAAGACTTGTATGTCGATGGATTGATCGAGTCCCCCAAAACCTGGGCCGTCGGATGGCATCACTGGGACGTCTTGCCCGACGGCATGGTCGCCTGGCTGATGGCCGAAGCGAACGATCCGACCACCGCCGGCGCAATGACCGCCGCATTCGCAAAGGCTGCAGCGATCGCGCACCTGGGATACCGACATGATCTGTCGGGACTGCTGCGACGTGTCGGCGACAGCTTGTGGCAAATGGGGGTCACCGGCCAAACCTGTTCGCTGATGTACGCCCGGCTTTCGCCTGACAGTGGCGAAGGTGAAATCGTTGCGGCTGGAAACTTGTCCGCCATGATCGGCGGTGCATTCGGCTATCGACCGTTGATCGCGGCGAACCATCGCCCGTTGGCGACCGATTTTGATCCCAGCTTTGCCGAATCTGAGTTTCAATTGCAGCCTGGCGAATCACTGTTGGGTTACAACGCAGGCCTTGTCGAATCCACCACCGCGGATCACCTCGGCGGGCTGCTTCGCAAGTCGTCGCGTGGCGGATCACGACGTCCTCTTGCACGCATCGCCAAGGACCTGGATGGCACCCGGCTTCTCTCCGAGCGATCCGCTGCCGTGATCACTCGCCGCGACTAA
- a CDS encoding DUF4339 domain-containing protein: protein MSAQWFYMKPRWFRTAKTVGPISESDLLHRIDAGKILPSTMLRSCKTREKWVPMSSIKPALIRWRKHHPDASLN, encoded by the coding sequence ATGAGTGCTCAATGGTTCTACATGAAGCCTCGTTGGTTCCGCACGGCCAAGACAGTCGGCCCGATTTCGGAGTCGGATCTGTTGCACCGGATTGATGCCGGCAAGATTTTGCCGTCGACGATGTTGCGGAGTTGTAAGACTCGCGAAAAGTGGGTCCCGATGTCCAGCATCAAGCCGGCGTTGATCCGCTGGCGGAAACATCATCCCGATGCATCGCTGAACTAG
- a CDS encoding DUF4129 domain-containing protein — translation MNLRREPSLLIKRSKTAADYAAIAVAPVLIFLMISALTLFVCTLLYRGGYSGRVQWVVLFFTMGSVAVARLAIEQDRKYAMGYMVALSAAGVLVLSQFVGSIVVGFVLVALIVYLSDRIVFDCTLIDESKDSSGEGLIDSGRLFFQSSDSAKKDPKSSVATQPNQRKKRRTHQPGRTVMYLALAALPLFGLGQVWISDPQASASAQTFLGVYLFAALALLMTTSFLGLRRYLRQRGVDMPVDVTVGWLGGGALLVAAIVATAFLLPTPGRIITGGDPPISLAEAKDFAASRFGWGKEAAKKSTEGNASTSEDQDPEKEVGGQRPEKGAPAGKVGDGESGDGESGDGESGDGESGDGESGDGESGDGESGDGESGDGDSGDGESGGEESGGEESGGEESGGEESGGEESGGEESGGEESGGEESGGEESGGEESGGEESGGEESGGEESGGEESGGEESAEADANQREASDSNESSSSGQSGSSQSFGGVTSMVRGLLDAVRWLLPLALLAFVGFYLLRHGRRFWDWLTSLFAGRSDAPDALEQLLINDPTASLEPPRRFSEFRNPLGRDNDAERIIATTFGAADAWMRENVSPRRDDETPSEFAHRLRQQASRDARLAPLVGPFGRIVDAYNRLAYAKTRPNADDVQAARDLWMHLR, via the coding sequence GTGAACTTGCGGCGGGAACCGAGTCTGTTGATCAAGCGGTCCAAAACGGCAGCCGATTACGCGGCGATTGCCGTCGCTCCGGTCCTGATCTTCTTGATGATCAGCGCGCTGACACTGTTCGTGTGCACGTTGTTGTACCGCGGCGGCTATTCCGGACGCGTCCAATGGGTCGTTCTGTTTTTTACGATGGGATCGGTCGCGGTCGCGAGGTTGGCGATCGAGCAAGACCGCAAATACGCGATGGGCTACATGGTGGCTTTGTCGGCGGCCGGCGTGTTGGTGCTTTCGCAGTTCGTCGGATCCATCGTGGTCGGTTTCGTTCTGGTCGCACTGATCGTCTATCTCAGCGACCGCATTGTCTTCGATTGCACACTGATCGACGAATCCAAAGACAGCAGCGGCGAAGGGCTGATCGATAGCGGGCGACTGTTTTTTCAAAGTAGCGATTCGGCCAAGAAGGATCCGAAATCTTCCGTCGCCACCCAACCGAATCAACGAAAGAAACGACGCACGCACCAACCCGGGCGGACCGTCATGTACTTGGCCCTGGCCGCGTTGCCGTTGTTCGGGTTGGGCCAAGTGTGGATTTCGGATCCGCAAGCCTCCGCATCGGCGCAGACATTCCTGGGCGTCTATCTGTTTGCCGCGTTGGCTTTACTGATGACGACCAGCTTCTTGGGATTACGGCGTTACCTGCGACAACGCGGGGTGGACATGCCCGTCGATGTCACGGTGGGGTGGCTTGGCGGCGGTGCCTTGCTGGTGGCTGCGATCGTGGCCACCGCGTTCCTGTTGCCCACGCCGGGGCGAATCATCACGGGAGGCGACCCGCCCATCTCGCTTGCCGAAGCAAAGGACTTCGCCGCCAGTCGGTTCGGCTGGGGAAAGGAAGCCGCGAAGAAATCAACCGAAGGCAACGCATCGACATCCGAAGATCAAGATCCGGAAAAGGAAGTGGGCGGCCAGCGGCCAGAGAAAGGAGCGCCGGCGGGAAAGGTGGGTGACGGGGAATCGGGTGACGGGGAATCGGGTGACGGGGAATCGGGTGACGGGGAATCGGGTGACGGGGAATCGGGTGACGGGGAATCGGGTGACGGGGAATCGGGTGACGGGGAGTCGGGTGACGGGGATTCAGGTGACGGTGAGTCAGGTGGCGAAGAGTCAGGTGGCGAAGAGTCAGGTGGCGAAGAGTCAGGTGGCGAAGAGTCAGGTGGAGAAGAGTCAGGTGGAGAAGAGTCAGGTGGAGAAGAGTCAGGTGGAGAAGAGTCAGGTGGAGAAGAGTCAGGTGGAGAAGAGTCAGGTGGCGAAGAGTCAGGTGGCGAAGAGTCAGGTGGCGAAGAGTCAGGTGGAGAAGAGTCAGGTGGAGAAGAGTCGGCGGAGGCAGATGCAAATCAGCGGGAGGCGAGTGATTCAAACGAATCGTCTTCGTCCGGCCAAAGCGGATCCAGCCAATCGTTTGGCGGCGTCACCTCGATGGTGCGTGGACTTTTGGATGCCGTGCGGTGGTTGCTACCGCTAGCGCTGTTGGCCTTTGTGGGCTTCTATCTGCTGCGGCATGGGCGTCGTTTTTGGGATTGGTTGACATCCCTTTTCGCTGGCCGATCGGACGCACCTGACGCGTTGGAGCAATTGCTGATCAACGACCCGACGGCTTCGCTCGAACCGCCGCGTCGATTTTCAGAGTTTCGCAATCCTCTGGGCCGCGACAATGATGCCGAGCGTATCATCGCCACCACCTTCGGCGCGGCCGACGCTTGGATGCGTGAAAACGTCTCGCCCCGTCGTGATGACGAAACGCCCAGCGAATTTGCACATCGCTTGCGCCAACAGGCATCCCGGGACGCGAGACTGGCACCCTTGGTCGGGCCGTTCGGCCGAATCGTCGATGCCTACAACCGACTGGCGTATGCAAAAACGCGGCCGAACGCCGATGACGTTCAAGCCGCGCGTGACTTGTGGATGCACCTGAGATAG
- a CDS encoding PEP-CTERM sorting domain-containing protein, with product MRVNFSTLVLSATATLFFASYSQGAISESVGIVDDINDMTTSASQVVTFETDGLGSGWNFQNPEGVQQVTTQLNSTSLNPSIFFSYEDSSVAGGVYFNDGGSGSGYPNPVLRRNAISSGGSPLDGPDQRISNGVTGTGGTVFSGPETVFIDFRFGNTPAPDGGVAGDPAYMDAVAFDLIVSAGVSVDVQYLQTRSDGDFLIHEDLGITGGSSMVPRFVGYERPGVLPDPGNFNRVKITFSGTPTGGVTENYIIDDFQTGTFTATAVPEPSSFAFALMAGGGWVARRVRRKKIA from the coding sequence ATGAGAGTGAATTTTTCGACACTAGTACTGTCAGCCACAGCGACGCTTTTCTTTGCGAGTTACTCACAAGGGGCGATCAGCGAATCTGTGGGGATCGTTGACGACATCAACGATATGACGACGTCTGCTTCTCAGGTCGTGACATTCGAAACGGATGGTCTGGGTTCCGGTTGGAATTTCCAGAATCCCGAAGGTGTCCAACAAGTTACGACACAATTGAACTCGACTTCGTTGAACCCCTCGATCTTCTTCAGTTACGAAGATTCCTCCGTCGCGGGTGGGGTCTACTTCAACGACGGTGGATCAGGTAGCGGATACCCAAACCCAGTCCTTCGTAGAAATGCGATTTCGTCCGGCGGTAGCCCGCTCGATGGACCCGATCAACGTATTTCAAATGGTGTGACCGGTACTGGTGGCACAGTCTTCTCCGGTCCCGAGACCGTGTTTATCGATTTTCGATTCGGAAATACTCCTGCACCCGATGGTGGCGTTGCCGGAGATCCTGCCTACATGGACGCGGTTGCTTTTGACTTGATCGTCTCGGCTGGCGTATCAGTTGACGTGCAGTATCTGCAAACTAGGTCGGATGGCGATTTTCTCATCCACGAGGATCTCGGTATTACCGGTGGGTCTTCAATGGTCCCTCGATTTGTTGGGTACGAGCGTCCTGGAGTGTTACCAGATCCTGGAAATTTCAACCGCGTGAAGATCACGTTCAGCGGAACTCCGACCGGAGGCGTGACAGAGAATTACATCATTGATGATTTCCAAACGGGGACCTTTACGGCAACGGCGGTACCAGAACCGTCATCGTTTGCGTTTGCCTTGATGGCTGGTGGTGGCTGGGTTGCACGCCGCGTGCGTCGCAAGAAGATTGCTTGA